The Bartonella grahamii subsp. shimonis region AAAATGGCGAAAAATATGTCCAGATCTTGCTGTGCGATCAACATTTATTGTTGGTTTTCCTGGCGAAACGAATGAAGATTTTAATATCCTGCTAGAATGGTTAGAAGAAGCAAAAATTGAACGCGCTGGGTGCTTTAAATATGAGGAAGTAAAAGGAGCCGCCGCGAATGATTTGGGATTAGAAAATATTCCTGAAGAGGTGAAAGAAAATCGCTGGCATCGTTTTATGGCAAAACAACAACAAATTTCTACACGTCTTTTAAAGAAAAAAATTGGAAAAAGACTTCAGGTGCTTATCGATGAAAGTCAAGGAAAAGTTGCTAAAGGACGTAGTCAATACGATGCTCCAGAAATAGATGGTGTTGTCCATATATCATCACGACGCCCATTGCGTGTGGGTGAATTTGTCAGCGTTAAAATTGAACAGTCAGATGCCTATGATCTTTATGGTATAGCAGTTTGAAAATTTAACTTCTTCCCTGTCTTAATGATGAAAGTTCCTATCAACACCGGTTTATAAAAAATCGGCTGCTCACAATAGAGCTTGGTCGCTTATGTAACTCACTTTATGAAAATTCACAGGCAATCCTTGCCTTGAAGGTTTACTATATACTCCAAAAATATCAAGCAGTTATATATTCTCTTAGTTTAACACCTTAAATGACAGTGATGCAACAGAATAAAATAAAATCTACAACGTTCACTATTTTTACTTAACAAAAGAGCAAACGGACAATCATACTATTTTTCTGTTGCCAATAGTGCGAAAGTCATTGCTTATTTAAAGGAAACTTTTTTCAATAGTGTTTTATGCACACAAGAATTTCCTTTGTGATATGCAGGCGGATGTTTTTTATGGATGCAATTAAGAGAATTTGAAACAAAACAATCTTACAGTAGTTAAATTGCAAAACAACAAATTATCATTATAAATCAGTATCTTGTCTTAAACTCTTTAAACTTATTTTTTAAATCTCTGATTTTTATTAACACGTTTTAAAATCAAAGAATTTCTTATCAAGCAAATGACTTGGACGTACATTTGTTAAAGCGCGAATCATGGTATCTTTACGTCCTGGCATTTGTCTTTCAATATTTTTCAGCATTTCTTTCATTGCATTACGTTGTAAACCATCTTGACTACCGCAAAGATTACAAGGAATAATTGGAAATTGCATTGCTTGAGAAAATTTTTCCAGATCTTCCTCAGCAGCATAAACAAGAGGACGTAAAACAAAAAGATCTCCTTCATCATTTTTAAGTTTTCCAGGCATGGCTGCTAATCGTCCACCGTGAAACAAATTCATAAAAAATGTTTCTAAAACATCATCACGATGATGACCTAAAACTAATGCAGAACATCCCTCTTCACGTGCAACACGATAGAGATTACCACGTCGTAATCGAGAACAAAGTGAACAATATGTTTGCGACTCTGCCAATTTATCTGTAACAATAGAATAAGTATCCTGATATTCAATACGATATGGAATTTTATAAAAACTTAAAAAGTCTGGAATAATATGTTTAGGGAATCCTGGTTGTCCTTGATCAAGATTACAGGCAAGAATATCAACGGATAAAAGACCTCGCCACTTTAAATCTAAAAGAAGCGCTAATAAACCATAAGAGTCTTTTCCACCTGATAAAGCAACAAGCCATTTTTTTCCTATAGAGAGCATAGAAAAATCATCTAAAGCTTGTCGCATATGACGTAAAAGTCGTTTACGCAATTTATTAAATTCTACACTTGAGGGAGCAACACGAAACATTGGATGACAATTATCTGATTCACTTATTAAAGGATCATCTCTCCTTCCATTTTCTTCTATTGCCTGATATTCAACGGAAACATCATTCATAATACCATATCCTGCATAAGTAACAGCTCGTTTTCAAAGATAAAAACAAATATTAAAACAAGCTTACATTTATTTTTTTTGAATTTATAAATTAGATACACAAAAAAGAAATGGAACTATATAAGTTTGACTATAAAACATAGCAATAAACTTAATATAGAACCATTTACAAAAAGCACTTATTAACTTCAAAGGTTATAAAAAAATAACACAATATTTTGAAGTTGTAATAATAATAGAAAAGAGAAACAATTTCTCTTACAGAAAAATTATCGAGAATAAAATTCAACAACCAAATTAGGTTCCATTTGCACAGCATAAGGAACATCTGCAAAAGCAGGAATACGTGTAAAGGTCGCTTTCATCTGTTTATGATCTGCTTCAATATAATCAGGGACATCACGTTCTGCCAATTGCACTGATTCTAAAACTAAAACAAGTTGTTTTGATTTTTCCCGAACCTCAATAATATCACCTGGTTTACAACGATAAGATTGAATATTTGTGCGCCGCCCATTTACATTAACGTGACCATGATTAATAAATTGGCGAGAAGCAAAAATCGTAGGCACAAATTTTGCACGATAGACAACAGCATCCAAACGTGATTCTAACAGACCAATAAGATTTTCACCAGTATCGCCCCGTCGACGAGCTGCCTCCTCATAAGTTTTATGAAATTGTTTTTCTGAAATATCTCCATAAAACCCTTTCAATTTCTGTTTAGCGCGCAACTGCACCCCATAGTCAGAAAGTTTTCCTTTACGACGCTGTCCATGCTGACCTGGACCATAATCACGACGATTGACAGGAGATTTTGGACGACCCCAAATATTTTCTCCCATACGACGGTCAATTTTATACTTTGTTGTTTCGCGTTTACTCATCGCATTTCCTTATAAAATAAAATACGAGATCTTAAGACCCCAAGGAAACGCGCCCTCCTCTGCCTTTAAATACTAAAGACTGACAGAATATCCTAAACATATCAATATGCAAAGCTATCCACGGGACACGTCAATTAATGCTATTTTCTTGAAAGAAAAAGCTAGATTATCATTATTGGTCTCCTAATCCAAAGTCAACTCCTTTCATGAATTTTAAGCCAAATCCTTTAAACAAATTCTCCGTTAAAGAAGTGATATTCTTCGATGTCAACAACGCAAGATCTTGATATTTCTTTATATATTGAGGGTGTATTTTTTCCGACAGTGGTAATAATGATCTGATATGTTTGGCGATCGCTTTCGCTGGATCAATCCACTCAACGGACCATAAAGCATGTTCACGAAAGAAGTTAATCAAAAAAGGATAATGTGTGCAGGCTAAAACAATAACATCAGTATATTGTCTATTTTTTTCCACAAAACATGGCAGGATTTCTTTTCTTAACTCTTCTGTATCGATAGATTTTCCCCGTAAATAATCTTCAGCAAATCCAGCCAGCTTTTTACTTCCCACAAGCTGAACATGACACTGTCCAGCAAAAGAGTTAATTAATTCATTTGTATAGGCACGTTTAACTGTTCCAGGAGTAGCTAATACGGAAATAAAACCAGATTTTGTTTGTTCAGCAGCCAGTTTAATTGCAGGAACCGTTCCTACAAAAGGGACATGAGGAAAATTCTGTCGTAAATCTGCCATCATTAGTGTAGAAACAGTGTTACAAGCAATCACACATAAGGCTGGATTGTAGCGTGTTAAAAGATTTGTAAAAATCTTTAAAATACGCTGTTTCAAAATATTTTCTTTCCAGTTTCCATAAGGAAATCCTGCATCATCAGCAACATAGATAAATTGCATTTCAGAGATAAGAATACGTGCTTCCCTGAACACGGTTAAACCACCAATACCGCTATCAAAAAAAAGAACAGGTCGTTCATCCATTAGTTTTCACACTTATTTTAATTTTTTTACGATCACGCTCTTCAGGTGCTCTACTCCCCCGCGGATATTGTGGCGAAAAATGATCCAAAGAAGATATAATGCCTCGCAATAAACGAACCTCAGGTTCACTAAAGTTAGCGCGCGTAAAAACAGAGCGCAAATTTGCAAGCATTACTCCTTTGCGTTCTGGGGGTCTAAAATACCCACGAATATTCAAAGCCTCTTCTAACTGAGATAAAAAACCATGAAATATTGTTTTATTTGCAGGCTCCATCTCTGCGGCACGAAATGCCGTATCGCTGACATTCTCTAAACCTGTTTTCATCCATTCGTAAGACATTAAAAGAACCGCTTGCGCAATATTAAGTGACGCAAAAGCAGGATTAACTGGAAAAGTAATAATTTCATCAACAAGGCTGATTTCATCATTTTCTAGTCCCCATCTCTCTCTTCCAAAGACAATACCTGTCTTATGTCCGATACTTTCACGCTGACGTAATACGCTTGCTGCTTCGACAGCGCTTTTTACAGTTTTAAATCCACATCTTTCACGTGCTGTTGTGGCAAAAACATAGTGTAAATCTGCAATTGAATCACGCAATGTATTAAAAATCACAACGTTGTTAATGACATGATCCGCTTTACTTGCAACAGCTCTAGCTTTTTCATTTGGAAACGTTTCTCGAGGTTTGACTAATCGAAGCTTAGAAAGCCCAAAATTTGCCATTGCCCTTGCGACCATACCAATGTTTTCAGGAAGCTGCGGTTCAACTAAAATAATAATGGGACCATTTGTTAAATTTTCACGATTCTTATTCGTTCCAGCCATCAATCTTACCTAATTTCACTTAACTATTTCCCTCTTCACTATTTTTTACAAAACCTTCTTCACAGTACTCTAATGTTGTTTAATAATAAATTGCTGTTTAATAATAAATTATAGACAATGTATCTTTTCACTCAAAAATAATAAATTTTAAAAGCCATTAAAGTGAACGATGGAATTTATAACAATTTATATAAGATATCGTAGCGTTTTTTTACGTCAATTTTATCTTTTCTTATAGGGAACCACCCCTACAAATCATAATCTCAGTTGAATTATCAAATCATAAACCCTAAAAAGAGATATGCACTTTATTCCAAAACTTTTTCCTGCAAAGCTTATCCGTCGTTATAAACGTTTCCTTGCAGATGTTCAACAAGATGACCAGCATGTCCTCACCGTATCTGTACCTAATACAGGATCAATGCTTGGATTAACAGCTTTCAATTCTAATATTTGGCTTTCATATCATAACAACATCAAACGAAAATATGCTTATCAATTAGAAATTATTGAAGCTGATAATACTTTGGTTGGCATTAATACTGCTTTACCCAATAAACTTGCGTTAGAAGCAATTCAAAACGGATTACTACCAGAATTAAGTGGATATAAAACAATTTTAAAAGAACAACGCTATGGGACACAATCACGAATTGACTTTCTTTTACGTGATGACATTCTTCCTGATTGTTACCTAGAAGTCAAAAATGTTCATTTTATTCGTCAAAAAGGATTAGCAGAATTTCCTGATAGTGAAACAAAACGTGGTGCACGTCACCTTGATGAACTCATAGAAGTTGTACAACAAGGAAAACGCGCTGCTATGCTTTATATTATTCAACGAGAAGATTGCGCAGCTTTTACAATCTGTCATGATCTTGATCCACTTTATGGACGTAAATTTGATTTAGCATTAAAATCAGGAGTAGAATGTTATGCTGTAAAGTGTCACGTAAGTGTAGAAGGCATTTTTCCGATTCAGAGAGTAAAAATAGAAAACAGAAAAAACAATGACTGAGTATATTGAATATAATAAAAGCCCTTTAAAATTTAATGGGAAAATTCGCATTTTTGATGATTATGCTTTTGCTAAAATGCGTGAAGTTGGTCGCATTGCTGCAGAGTGCCTTGATGCACTTACGGATATTATTAAGCCAGGTGTTACTACACAAGAAATTGATGATTTTGTATTCATTTTTGGTGCTAAGAAAGGAGCACTTCCTGCTGATCTAAATTATCATGGATACAGCCATTCATGCTGTACATCTATCAATCACGTTGTCTGTCATGGCATTCCCAATAAAAGACCCTTGCAAGAAGGCGATATTGTGAATGTTGATGTAACCTTTATCCTTGATGGTTGGCATGGGGATTCAAGCCGAATGTATCCTGTTGGAAAAATCAGGCGTGCTGCAGAACGCCTGCTAAAAATAACCTATGAAAGTCTTATGAAAGGAATCGCTGTTGTTGAGCCTGGGGCAACCACAGGTGATATTGGTGCAGCCATTCAACAGTATGCAGAATCTGAACGATGTTCAATTGTGAAAGATTTTTGTGGACATGGTATTGGGCAGCTTTTTCATGATGCACCCAATATCCTTCATTATGGAAACCCTGGAGAAGGAATAGAATTAAAACAAGGTATGATGTTTACAATTGAGCCTATGATTAACCTTGGTAAACCACAAGTTAAGATTTTATCTGACGGTTGGACTGCTGTTACCCGTGACCGCTCTCTGACAGCACAATATGAACATACAATTGGTGTCACAAATGAAGGGTATGAAATATTTACACAATCTCCTAAAAATATTTTTTATATTCCAAATTCGCATACCTAACACAATGTAGAGATGTTATGGCTAAAAAAATAAATCAAAAGGAAGATACTCCAAGTAATCACTTTGCATTAATATCGAGTTCTCCACTTACCCCAGTATCAGAAAGAAAAAGTGAAGAGCCTCAGAAAAACGCACAGCTCCATAAACATTATCAAGGACATCGTGAGCGTCTTCGGAGGCGTTATTTAAAGTCAAAAGGAAATGCAATCGAAGATTATGAATATCTTGAATTATTGCTTTTTCGCACAATACCCCGCGCAAACACAAAACCCATAGCTAAAAATTTGATAGCACGTTTTGGTTCATTAGCGGATGTGTTGGGGGCAGATATTCACCGACTTCAAGAAATTCCAGGATGTGGTCCCGCCACTGCAATTGATTTAAAAATTATTTCAGATGTTGCTGGACGTCTTGCTCGTGCGCAATTGTTTAAACGTGATGTTTTTTCATCATGGGATAAAGTGTTAGCTTATTGTAAAGCTGTTATGGCTCATGAAACACGTGAACAATTTCGTATTTTGTTTCTTGATAAGAAAAACGGCTTACTTGCTGATGAGGTGCAACAAACTGGAACCATTGATCACACCCCTGTTTATCCTCGTGAAGTTATTTCTCGAGCTTTAGAGTTATCCGCATCAGGACTTATCTTAGTCCACAATCACCCTTCTGGCGATTCCACCCCCTCTGATGCAGATATAACAATGACATATAGATTAAAAGATGCGGCAAATGCATTAGGCATTATTATCCATGACCACCTTATTATTGCACGAAATAACCATACGAGCTTTAAAGCGTTAAAACTTATATAAATCTTATGGGATAAAAAATACGTCATTCAACTATGAATGACGAATCAACTTTCTAAATCAATATCTAATATAGCCATTGAGAAATTATAGGAGAGCTCATCTTCATCTTCATCTCGATAGATAATACCTAAAAACTCATCTCCCATATAAACCTCACAAGAATCACTCTTTTTAGGCCGTGCCCTGACTTGCAATGCTGAGTTTTGGAATATATTTTTTAAGTAATTATCAAGTTTTTTTATTTCATCAGCATTCACTATGCTCTCCTGTTTTTTTGAAACGATTAAAATATTTGCGTGTCGCGCAAATAAGACACTCCCATGATTCTGTAAAGTGAGTAAAAAAGCTTAATCTGAACATTTACTTAATATTACATATACTTACAACGTTCTTTATACATTTATAAAGAACCTTTACAAAAGGATTCTATCATTATTAAATATACCCGAATAGATTAAAAAATGGCAAAAAACTGTATATTTTTAATAATTTTACTTTATCTCCAATTTTAGCATCTGCATTTAGAATGCAGATTTGTAAAAAATTGATCAATAATTTATAATTTTGTTCCTTTTATAAAAAATACAAATAACAATACTTTTTTATTAAAACTACATTTAAAAAAATATTATTACAACATTCAAAAATAATTTTTTTAATAACTTTTAAAGTATAATTGTCTAACCTTAGAAGAATTACATCTCTACAAAATATACAAAATAAGCTAATAAGAGCTTATTTTTCTTCCCATTTTTTATAAAAATTTATGTCACAATAGAAAAATTTTTAAATAAGCTTTTTTCAATTTATACGAGATAAAAATACTGAGTGTTTTTCTAAATGCTAAAATCTATGAAGAATGCTTATCTTATAGGATAACGAGAAAGAAAATCGATAACGCCTTTTTTATAAACTTTATCGCCTACAGCAAGCATATGATCTCGACCAGGAATTGATAAAGCTTCACCACAAGGCAATAAAGCTGCTAATGGCTCTGCAGCACCGCCAATTTCATCTAATGAACCAACGGCAACAAGTGCAGGTTGTTCGATTTTGTAAACTTCAGACGCTGTTAACTCCTGTTTTGATGTGATAATACAAGCAGCCAGAGCACGTTTATCACTTTTCGTTTGATCTGCAAATTTACGGAACATTAAACCGCGCGTATTCGTAATGGTGGAAATATCTTCTGCTAAAAGGGCCTCAGCAACAGGCTCCCAATTTCCTGCTCCCGTTACCATACCAATACCTAAGCCACCAAAAATAACACTGTGTACATATGTTGGATGCAAAAGAGCCATAAAAGCACTAATACGAGCCCCCATAGAATATCCCATAACATGGGCTTTAGATAACTCTAAATGCTGTAGTAACTTTATTGCGTCGCCAGCCATAGCTTGAGGTGTATAAAAGACAGGATCATAACTTTTAACAGAATCTCCGTGACCGCGATTATCAAGAGCAATAACACGATATCCTGCTTCAGTGAGAATGCGAAACCAACCCGTTGCATACCAATTCACTCGTGCAGAAGATCCAAAACCATGGATCAACAAAATAGGCGCGCCCTGCCCTTCTTCTCGATAAGCAAATCGCAAACCATCATATTCAAAAAAACGAATATCTTCAGTGGTCATTTTTATTGCACTTTCCACAAAGTACAGGATGAATAACACGTTGCCCTTTTTGTATCTTTTTTTCAGAAACTTCACCAGCATTAATCTCAAGTGCAAAAGCTGCAGGAACTTCTGATGAAATGGTATTTGCTGAAAATGGAGAAGTGTTTTCAATAATCGATACAATAATTCCCTCAGAGTCTAAGAAAATCATATCTAAAGATAAAGGCGTATTTGCCATCCACATAAAAATTTTCTGTTCATCTCCCGGTTGAGAACTTTTTAGCTGCTTAAAGAGCATTGCACGATCGCGTGGAAAATCAGTCCGATACATTAAACCAGCTGCTGCTTGAGATGGCGTAAAAGCAATCTCTGCCTTATAAAAAAACGTACCTTTCTTTGTAGATATTTCTAAAGGAACCGGATGAATAGGAATCTCTATGGGCTTTTTTGCTACAACAACACGCATTTCTAACATAAAAAGCATCATTAATAAAACAATATGCTTCTTTTTAAAAGGCTTTAACATTCTTGTCTCCACCACAGAAAAATTTTAAATTTGTTTCTAAAACAAAAAGTACCAGAATTAAAAAGTCAAAAAACAAGAGGATTGCTTCCTTGTTGTTTTTCAGTTTCTTTCAAGGCAATACGCAGCATTTTCTCCATTTGGTTTATGGATTCACCCGAGCCATATTTTCTTTAAAAATCTACCTCTATAGCAATTTACGGAATAACCACCTTATAAAACATAGAAAACATACTGTTTTCACTCGTGAAATTCAATGTGTAGCTAGAGGAATGCCTATATCCGGATAAATCTCTGCTGTCATTAAACCTTTTTCTCCTTTACCAAAACGTACAAGAACAACTTGGCCGGAACGAAGCTCTGCTAAACCAAAACGGCGCAACGTTTCCATATGAATAAAAATATCTTCTGTTCCTTGCCCACGGCTAAGAAAACCAAATCCTTTATCTCGATTAAACCATTTAACAATTGCACGTTCTAACCCACTTTCTGGAGTAACAACAACATGGGTACGGGTTGGAACTTCTGATGGATGAATTGCTGAAGAACAATCTATGGATTTTACCTGAACGCACTTTAACCCTCGTTCAGTTTTTTCCACAGCACAAATAACTTTAGCTCCCTCCAAAGCTGTTTGAAAACCATCTCTTCGCATTACCGTAACATGCAATAATATATCGGGGAAATGAGGTAAATCAGGTACAATAAATCCATACCCCTTACTACCATCAAACCACTTAATGACACCGCTAATTTCGATAATCTCCCCACAAGCACCTATACTATCCTCAGATAGGGAACAATCCTTTAATGCATCCTTACTCGCCATAATAACGTGATCCTGTAGCTTATAAATTGTACGATATTGATTCTCTAAGTTTAAGTAAACATTGCTCTTGTATCAACACGCAAGCCCCAAGATAAGATTTCCCCATATTGTCGTATCTTCTATGTTAATGTCAGAGAATATCAACATGAATATTTATAAAACTATTTGATTGTACGCTTTACATATCTTGCAAGGAGTGCCCTACAAAAGAGGTCATATGAAAGGTTTTACATAATGTGTAACTTGCATGATGAAGAAGTTCAATATAAGGTGTAAAAACAACAATTCAATTAAGGAAAATGCGCAATGCAATTGAAGAAAATCCTTACAGCAATCACAGCATTTATGGCACTTACAGCAAATGTTTATGCAAGTGACCCCATCAAAATTGGTGTTTATCTTCCATTAAGTGGCCAAAATGCATTTGGAGGTCAACTTGAAATTAGAGGTATAGAATTAGCCCATAAAAAAATTCCAGAAATTTTAGGACGTAAAGTGGAACTTATTATTATTGATAATAAGTCTGATAAAGTAGAAGCGGCTAATGCTGTTATGCGTTTAACTGCAAGTGAAAAAGTGAACGGAATCATCGGTAGTTATGGCTCTTCACTTGCATTAGCTGGTGGAGAAATATCTGAAAAAGCAAAGACTCCAAGTGTTGCAACTTCCGCAACAAATCCGCTTGTTACACAGGGGAAAAAATATTATTTTCGCGCTTGCTTTATTGATTCCTATCAAGGGGTAGGAATCGCGACTTATGCAATTCAAACTTTACACGCAAAAAAAGCAGCTGTCCTCAAAGATATTTCAAACGATTATGCCATTGGTCTTGCCAGCTATTTTATACGTGCTTTCAAAAAATTAGGTGGTGAAGTTGTCTCAAATTTAAACTATAATTCTGGAGATCAGGATTTTTCAGCTGTTCTTACGCAAATTATCGCGCAAAAACCTGATATCTTATTCATTCCATCTTACTTTGCTGAAGGTGCTATCATTATGAAACAAGCACGAGAATTAGGAGCGAAGTTTCAAATTATGGGTGGAGATGCTATGGATAATCCAGAAACCATTACAATTGCAGGAAAAGCTGCAGAAGGTTTTCTACATACGACACTTCCCTATAGTGAGGATATGCCAAATATGTCAGTAGCTGCGCAAGAATTCACAGCAGAGTGGAAAAAAGCGTATCCTGACAAAGAGCCGAATATCAATTCTGTTTTGGGATATACGAGTTATATGATGTTCATGAAGGCTATTGAAAATGCTGGTAGCGCTGATCGTGAAAAAATTACTATCGCTCTTAGCAAATTAAAAGATTTTAAAACCCCCTTCGGTAATATGTCAATGGATGAAAATCATAACCCTAAAATTCCTATTGGTATCATTAAAATACAGGATGGAAAACGTGTTTATTTAGAAGAAGTTAAACCTGCTTTTTAATTAAAAAGTTTTACTTATTAAAATGCAAGAATTGGTTGAGGATCTTTTTATCAACCAAAAACTTAGAAATTTCTTGTTATCCTATGTAAATTAACAAATGTGGAAGGATGAGAGATGAGCACTGAAATGTTCATCCAGTATTTTTTTAATGCACTGGCATTGGGATCTCTTTATGGGCTTATCGCTATTGGTTACACCATGGTCTACGGTATACTGAGACTCATTAATTTTGCTCACGGTGACATCTTTATGCTGGGAGCGTATTTTGTTTTCTTTTCCACAATTAGCTTTATGCCTGCTTGGGCAGCACTTCTTCTTTTGTTTCTCGCGGTTCTTATTTATTATTCGGTCTTTATAGGGTTTAAAAAGCGACCTTCAACTTATTGGATTGCTGTTTTTTTAATTCTTGCGTTAGTTTTTATTTATTATTTTAAAATTTCTTCACAAGATTTTACCCCGATTTGGGTTTTAGCTCTTTGTTTTTCCATTTTTATTACAAGTGCAGTGGGTATTATTATTGATCAACTTGCCTATAAACCTCTACGCCATGCTCCGCGTATCTCGGCACTTATCGGTGCAATTGGTGTTTCTTTTTTTATTGAAAATCTTGCTACTGTACTCTTTAGTGGCGTTCCGAAAGGTGTAAAACAACCAGATTTTCTTGTAACACCATTTCTATGGCGTCTAGGATCAGGAGCAGATGGTATCATTAGAATTGCTCCCATGTCTCTGATCGTTCCCGTTGTGTCATTGATTCTTATTGTTTTACTGTTATGGATTATCCATAAAACAAAACCGGGTCTTGCTATGCGTGCAATCTCCCATGATATTGAAACGACGCGTTTGATGGGGGTGTCTGTCAATAAAGTTATTGCATTTACATTTGGAATAGGCTCATCTCTTGCCGCTATAGCAGGTATTATGTGGTCTTTACGTTATCCTCAAATTCAGCCTTATATGGGTGTTCTTCCTGGTCTTAAAGCATTTATCGCTGCTGTT contains the following coding sequences:
- the ttcA gene encoding tRNA 2-thiocytidine(32) synthetase TtcA, giving the protein MNDVSVEYQAIEENGRRDDPLISESDNCHPMFRVAPSSVEFNKLRKRLLRHMRQALDDFSMLSIGKKWLVALSGGKDSYGLLALLLDLKWRGLLSVDILACNLDQGQPGFPKHIIPDFLSFYKIPYRIEYQDTYSIVTDKLAESQTYCSLCSRLRRGNLYRVAREEGCSALVLGHHRDDVLETFFMNLFHGGRLAAMPGKLKNDEGDLFVLRPLVYAAEEDLEKFSQAMQFPIIPCNLCGSQDGLQRNAMKEMLKNIERQMPGRKDTMIRALTNVRPSHLLDKKFFDFKTC
- the rpsD gene encoding 30S ribosomal protein S4, yielding MSKRETTKYKIDRRMGENIWGRPKSPVNRRDYGPGQHGQRRKGKLSDYGVQLRAKQKLKGFYGDISEKQFHKTYEEAARRRGDTGENLIGLLESRLDAVVYRAKFVPTIFASRQFINHGHVNVNGRRTNIQSYRCKPGDIIEVREKSKQLVLVLESVQLAERDVPDYIEADHKQMKATFTRIPAFADVPYAVQMEPNLVVEFYSR
- the murI gene encoding glutamate racemase, producing the protein MDERPVLFFDSGIGGLTVFREARILISEMQFIYVADDAGFPYGNWKENILKQRILKIFTNLLTRYNPALCVIACNTVSTLMMADLRQNFPHVPFVGTVPAIKLAAEQTKSGFISVLATPGTVKRAYTNELINSFAGQCHVQLVGSKKLAGFAEDYLRGKSIDTEELRKEILPCFVEKNRQYTDVIVLACTHYPFLINFFREHALWSVEWIDPAKAIAKHIRSLLPLSEKIHPQYIKKYQDLALLTSKNITSLTENLFKGFGLKFMKGVDFGLGDQ
- a CDS encoding RNA methyltransferase, which encodes MAGTNKNRENLTNGPIIILVEPQLPENIGMVARAMANFGLSKLRLVKPRETFPNEKARAVASKADHVINNVVIFNTLRDSIADLHYVFATTARERCGFKTVKSAVEAASVLRQRESIGHKTGIVFGRERWGLENDEISLVDEIITFPVNPAFASLNIAQAVLLMSYEWMKTGLENVSDTAFRAAEMEPANKTIFHGFLSQLEEALNIRGYFRPPERKGVMLANLRSVFTRANFSEPEVRLLRGIISSLDHFSPQYPRGSRAPEERDRKKIKISVKTNG
- the sfsA gene encoding DNA/RNA nuclease SfsA gives rise to the protein MHFIPKLFPAKLIRRYKRFLADVQQDDQHVLTVSVPNTGSMLGLTAFNSNIWLSYHNNIKRKYAYQLEIIEADNTLVGINTALPNKLALEAIQNGLLPELSGYKTILKEQRYGTQSRIDFLLRDDILPDCYLEVKNVHFIRQKGLAEFPDSETKRGARHLDELIEVVQQGKRAAMLYIIQREDCAAFTICHDLDPLYGRKFDLALKSGVECYAVKCHVSVEGIFPIQRVKIENRKNND
- the map gene encoding type I methionyl aminopeptidase, encoding MTEYIEYNKSPLKFNGKIRIFDDYAFAKMREVGRIAAECLDALTDIIKPGVTTQEIDDFVFIFGAKKGALPADLNYHGYSHSCCTSINHVVCHGIPNKRPLQEGDIVNVDVTFILDGWHGDSSRMYPVGKIRRAAERLLKITYESLMKGIAVVEPGATTGDIGAAIQQYAESERCSIVKDFCGHGIGQLFHDAPNILHYGNPGEGIELKQGMMFTIEPMINLGKPQVKILSDGWTAVTRDRSLTAQYEHTIGVTNEGYEIFTQSPKNIFYIPNSHT
- the radC gene encoding RadC family protein, giving the protein MAKKINQKEDTPSNHFALISSSPLTPVSERKSEEPQKNAQLHKHYQGHRERLRRRYLKSKGNAIEDYEYLELLLFRTIPRANTKPIAKNLIARFGSLADVLGADIHRLQEIPGCGPATAIDLKIISDVAGRLARAQLFKRDVFSSWDKVLAYCKAVMAHETREQFRILFLDKKNGLLADEVQQTGTIDHTPVYPREVISRALELSASGLILVHNHPSGDSTPSDADITMTYRLKDAANALGIIIHDHLIIARNNHTSFKALKLI
- a CDS encoding DUF3126 family protein translates to MNADEIKKLDNYLKNIFQNSALQVRARPKKSDSCEVYMGDEFLGIIYRDEDEDELSYNFSMAILDIDLES
- a CDS encoding alpha/beta hydrolase, translated to MTTEDIRFFEYDGLRFAYREEGQGAPILLIHGFGSSARVNWYATGWFRILTEAGYRVIALDNRGHGDSVKSYDPVFYTPQAMAGDAIKLLQHLELSKAHVMGYSMGARISAFMALLHPTYVHSVIFGGLGIGMVTGAGNWEPVAEALLAEDISTITNTRGLMFRKFADQTKSDKRALAACIITSKQELTASEVYKIEQPALVAVGSLDEIGGAAEPLAALLPCGEALSIPGRDHMLAVGDKVYKKGVIDFLSRYPIR
- a CDS encoding DUF192 domain-containing protein, which codes for MLKPFKKKHIVLLMMLFMLEMRVVVAKKPIEIPIHPVPLEISTKKGTFFYKAEIAFTPSQAAAGLMYRTDFPRDRAMLFKQLKSSQPGDEQKIFMWMANTPLSLDMIFLDSEGIIVSIIENTSPFSANTISSEVPAAFALEINAGEVSEKKIQKGQRVIHPVLCGKCNKNDH
- a CDS encoding cold-shock protein; the protein is MASKDALKDCSLSEDSIGACGEIIEISGVIKWFDGSKGYGFIVPDLPHFPDILLHVTVMRRDGFQTALEGAKVICAVEKTERGLKCVQVKSIDCSSAIHPSEVPTRTHVVVTPESGLERAIVKWFNRDKGFGFLSRGQGTEDIFIHMETLRRFGLAELRSGQVVLVRFGKGEKGLMTAEIYPDIGIPLATH